The sequence TAATCTTTAACTTTTGTCGTTTCTAGCAAATCAGCTATAATATAGCCACTTGGATGACAGTTTTATTCTGGTTCACGAAGACCAAGTTATACAGTTATCtatatctaagggcttgtctacactggcaattaacagcaTTGCAACTTGCTGTgctcgggggtgttttttcacacccttgagcaagtaagttgcagcactgtaaagtgccagtgtaaacagtgccccagtgctgggacCTATGCTCCTCGttaaggtgtttttttgttttgttttgtttttgagagcactgggagagctctctcccagcactgcaccgtgaccacacaaggcacatgaaagcactgccacggcagtACTTTAGCATTGCTAGTGTAGACTAAAGCTTAGACACCAAGGGCTAATCTAGCACAGATAGCAACTTGTCAGTTTTCTAGTTCAGGGCTTGAAAAGTTTGACAGCTACAAACTAGACATGAGATGCCCACTAGTTAGACCCAGAGAAATCCTGCCCTGGATCTAAAAAGTAAGCGTTAGGGAAATTTGAAGTCacaccctccaccccttcccattctcccccccacaaaaatgaCCCCAATGCTTCTCCACTGCTGTTAGTTTTCCCAAGCAACTACAGAGTTGTGACAATCTTTTGATTCCTGTAACATTGGGTATTGCTAGTAGGCAAAGATTCAGGGTGTCCTTTTAATCCCAGCAAGTACCTGTATAGCAAGTTAAAAGTGCCATTATAGCAATAGATCAGTCATTCTATTTACCTGGCTCATGGATCATGTAATGGACCCAGCCAAGACTTTGCTGGACACCAAGTCTTCTCCATTCCTCTTCAGACATTAGATGGGTTTTTGGTACTTGCTTTGAAAGCTCTCTGGGTAACATCACATGTCTGTTGAAGATATAATAGTACTAAAGTTATCCTGTAGTACAGAtcagttttctttttgatgaCACCTGTATTTGTAGGCTATAACCATTACTGCCCTTCCTAGAAAAATGTCTTAAGCAGGACTCAGTCTGCCAGACACCAGAAAAACTATATCCTCCAGATGGAGAATATCAGGCAACTTGGCAATATCCTGACCACCGGTAGGAAGCCCAGTGTACTTTTCCTAAGATATTGTGCCCCTCCCGATCTATTTCTGTCAGCTGCTGGAAGGATGCCCACCATCTGTTCTCAAGTTTCCTGGGAGAGACACATCAACTGTTCTACATGTTGATGTACCAATGGCAATATACGGGCTATTTAAAGACTGAATAGTTTTAAATTCATGCAGATTTaagtatttatattaaaatactcTTAAGCTTAAGAGGTGGTATACTAAATCTTGAAATCCAAGAGCCAGTACTGTAGATGTTAAACCTTCAGCCGTGTAAGGGAAGGTATAATCATGCACTCCATTCCCTACTTCATCCGAAATATATTTGAGCCAGGAGAGAATGCCTGCCTAGTCAAAGCAAAGAGTGCTCCTGGCACTTGGTTATTGCCACACTGTTTAAGAGATGAAGGAAACTCCTATCTACTTGATCAGATAAGTGAATCAGGACTGGTGGTACAAGAATGTTTCCTAAGACCACTTATCACTGCCAAGTCAACTGCTGACCAACATAATCTGACCTCTGCCCTTGAATACCAAACTGTACATGCAGATCACAAGCCTATCTTCACGAGAGTAACATTTAATAAGGTCATGAAACAGAGGCACTGTAGTGTATTTCATAGGGCACTGTGGAGTCTGTTTACCTCTTCCCTCTCAGACCAGTGCATTCTGCCTCCCTATTATGCAAACTGGTCACACAGCATTGTTTCAGGCTTGAATCAACAAAACACTCAAGTGGGGTAAGCAAGAGTTCATCTATCCCATAGCCTTGCCCTCAATGTCATTAACCTGCATAAGGAGTCAGCAATATACCCAGAGCAAAACTTCCCGCAGAAAGTATGGCACCTTTACTACTAAGATTTGTTCAGGGTAGTGTGTGTTAATACACTTCAAGTTAACCTCCCAAGACTCCCTTGCATCGCAGAGCAGCTACACCCGAAAAGGCTAAAGGCTAAGTGCACACCTGCCCAGGCCACGTGGTCTCAGTGAGCTTCTATAGAGTGACTAGAGCAGGAGTTGGCTCACTCTGAAGTGGTGAAAGCAGAGTCAGGTTCTGGAGGGAGCCAAAGGCGCCTCCCCTGATGTGGCCAACAGGCAGTTGCCATTGTTGTCACCCCATTCCAGAGATCAGGATTGTTTACAGGTAGCAAAACCCAGTCCCCCCAATGTCTGCTCCGAACGGGTAAGGGGCCTGCGAGCCCGCCAGTGCTCAACAATGGCCGCTAGAGTTTCCCCAATGAATTTCGGGGCCGTGGAAGTTCCCGTGAGCTCATAGCGACTCTCCCGAGTTCACCTCCAGGAAGCCTGGCTTCCCTGGGAGAGGGCGCCCGCGACTTAGCCACTGGCTCGCGAGCCCCATTCAGCACACACAGCCCGACcgccccagcctcccctccccccgcgcagGACCCACTGTTCCCCCAACCCCTGTGGAAGGAGCCGCCCTCCCCTCATGTCCCGGGAGGGGcttggcggcggcggcggccgcgcTCGAGGCGGGCGGAGAGAGCCTGAGTCGGGTCCCGATATTAGGGCGCCATATTCTGACCCGAGCCCCAGAGGAGTCCGtgatccctcccacacccccagaggggagcaggggggcaaaGCAtttacacccccaccccagagagcgCTGCGCCTCGCGCCTCCTCCCCGGAGGCCCCTACGCGCGCGGCCGGCCAGCCAGCTCACGCCCCGCGGCACGGAAGGGGGTGAAGGACAGCGAGAAGCGACCTCACGCACCGATACTCGTAGTGCTCGTCAAAGTATTTGTCGGAGTAGTAGATCTGCTTGTGGGCCATGGCGGAGGCAGCAACACCTAACTCGCGTCCCTCAGCCTGAGGCAGCGCCCGCTGATTAACTGACCCCTTCAGCTTTCCACTCAATTTGAATCCAACAATTCAACGTTTATTGGCGGGCGGTGCCAGCCAATCACAGAGCGTCAGAGAATGACATCACCTGTACCCTCCACTTTCTCCCGACCATTTAGAGGCCATTAGAGGGAAGGGCGTGGTGCACGAGTGGGACGGTTAAAGTGCGCTGCGCGCGCAGGGGTTGGGAGGGCGTTGGAGCCGGCGCGCTCAGGCCGTTTGGTCTTTTCCGGGCATGCGCTTGCCTCGTGAGCGGCCGTGGGGCGGTTACGGGCGCGGTGGGTTGCGGTTGGCAGCGGTTAGGGAAGGAGGCGGGTTCCAGCAGTTTGTAGACTTCTGTCAGCTTCATGCGCGGATGAAGCTGACAGGCTCCTGCTGAGCTGCCGCGCTCCTCCCGACATAGGGGCCGATCCTGCTCGTCTCCTACCCTCTGCTGAGGCGTGTCTCCCGCAGCGCCCCCCCCGCAGCGCTACCTACCTGCTGCAGCtagcagtgaaaagaaaag is a genomic window of Dermochelys coriacea isolate rDerCor1 chromosome 5, rDerCor1.pri.v4, whole genome shotgun sequence containing:
- the CKS2 gene encoding cyclin-dependent kinases regulatory subunit 2, producing the protein MAHKQIYYSDKYFDEHYEYRHVMLPRELSKQVPKTHLMSEEEWRRLGVQQSLGWVHYMIHEPEPHILLFRRPLPKDQQK